One window of the Methylocystis parvus OBBP genome contains the following:
- a CDS encoding FAD-binding oxidoreductase, translating into MTDAAAMDAYLSEPRDLYRGRAMCVVRPKGAREVASVLAFCSERSIPVVPQGGNTGLVGGQTPDSSGRQIVLSLQRLDRVREVDPSSDAMTLEAGVTLLRAQEIAQSVDRYFPLSLASEGSCTIGGNLATNAGGVHVLAYGAARDLALGVEVALADGRLLSTLGKLRKDNTGYNLTQLFVGSEGTLGIITAATLKLFPRPRSRAVALLGLRDPAQALALLNFVKDHAGPGLQAFELMPRIGLELVLRHIPGARDPLGAVHPWYALVEIAGFAEGEAERVASATLSQAIDGGFARDAAMAHSLDQAESLWRLRENLSEAQKREGGSIKHDISVPIERIPAFIAEAGARIAARFPNARPVPFGHMGDGNLHYNVSQPIGGDKTAFLARWDEMNEIVHGLVHDYGGSISAEHGVGQLKRDLLPRVKDQTALDVMRALKTTLDPKGVLNPGKLL; encoded by the coding sequence ATGACCGACGCGGCGGCCATGGACGCGTATCTGTCCGAACCGCGCGACCTTTATCGCGGCCGCGCAATGTGCGTCGTCAGACCCAAAGGCGCGCGCGAAGTCGCCAGCGTCCTGGCGTTCTGCAGCGAACGCTCGATCCCGGTCGTCCCGCAAGGCGGCAATACCGGCCTCGTCGGCGGGCAGACGCCCGATTCGAGCGGCCGCCAGATCGTCCTTTCCCTGCAGCGATTGGATCGCGTTCGCGAGGTCGATCCGTCCTCCGACGCGATGACTCTGGAGGCGGGCGTGACGCTCCTCCGGGCGCAGGAGATCGCGCAATCGGTCGACCGTTATTTCCCGCTGTCGCTCGCATCCGAAGGCAGTTGCACCATTGGCGGCAATCTCGCGACCAATGCCGGCGGCGTGCACGTTCTCGCCTATGGGGCGGCGCGCGATCTGGCGCTGGGCGTGGAAGTCGCGCTGGCCGACGGCCGGCTCCTCTCGACGCTCGGCAAGTTGCGCAAGGACAATACGGGCTACAATCTCACCCAGCTTTTCGTCGGTTCGGAGGGAACGCTCGGAATCATCACCGCCGCGACATTGAAGCTTTTTCCGCGGCCGCGTTCGCGCGCCGTGGCGTTGCTCGGTCTGCGCGATCCCGCGCAGGCCCTGGCGCTGCTCAATTTCGTAAAGGACCATGCGGGGCCGGGGCTTCAGGCCTTCGAGCTCATGCCGCGCATCGGGCTCGAACTCGTGCTGCGTCATATCCCCGGCGCGCGCGATCCACTCGGCGCGGTTCATCCCTGGTATGCGCTTGTCGAAATCGCCGGCTTTGCGGAAGGAGAGGCTGAACGCGTCGCGAGCGCGACGCTTTCGCAGGCGATCGACGGCGGCTTCGCGCGCGACGCCGCCATGGCCCATTCGCTGGATCAGGCCGAGAGCCTCTGGCGTCTGCGCGAAAATCTGTCGGAGGCGCAAAAGCGCGAAGGCGGCTCGATCAAACACGACATTTCCGTGCCGATCGAACGTATTCCGGCCTTCATCGCCGAGGCGGGCGCGCGGATCGCGGCGCGTTTTCCCAATGCGCGGCCCGTGCCTTTCGGCCATATGGGCGACGGCAATCTGCACTACAACGTCTCGCAGCCCATCGGTGGAGACAAGACGGCCTTCCTCGCGCGCTGGGACGAGATGAACGAAATCGTTCACGGGCTCGTGCATGACTATGGCGGTTCAATTTCGGCGGAGCATGGCGTCGGCCAGTTGAAGCGCGATCTCCTTCCTCGCGTGAAGGATCAAACCGCGCTCGACGTGATGCGCGCCTTGAAGACGACGCTCGACCCGAAGGGCGTGCTCAATCCCGGCAAGCTGCTATAG
- a CDS encoding ABC transporter permease, which translates to MLLRYSYLLRATYTRILDIIYWPLVQMLTWGFLQTYLVQAGALQAPGGAGQAAGTLIGAILLWDILLRGQQGFSFSFIEEMWSRNLPNILMSPLRPAEFVVSLILMSLIRLALGVLPVTLFAILFFGFNLWALGVAFGAFFAVLMFFAWSIGLFVSGLLLRLGLGAENLVWSIMFVVQPLGAVYYPVSTLPHWLQPISWSLPPTYVFEGLRAALIDHVIRWDLLAQGFAIDVFLFAAACVAFGQLLQSARRAGTLLQTGE; encoded by the coding sequence ATGCTTCTGCGCTACAGCTATCTGCTGCGCGCGACGTATACCCGCATTCTCGACATCATCTATTGGCCGCTCGTGCAGATGCTCACCTGGGGCTTTCTGCAGACCTATCTCGTGCAGGCGGGCGCGCTGCAGGCGCCGGGCGGCGCGGGGCAGGCGGCGGGCACGCTCATCGGCGCGATCCTCTTATGGGACATTCTGCTGCGCGGCCAGCAGGGCTTCTCCTTCTCCTTCATCGAGGAGATGTGGTCGCGCAATCTGCCGAACATTCTCATGAGTCCGCTGCGGCCGGCGGAGTTCGTCGTTTCGCTCATCCTGATGAGCCTGATCCGCCTGGCCCTCGGCGTTCTGCCGGTGACGCTTTTCGCCATCCTCTTCTTCGGCTTCAATCTCTGGGCGCTCGGCGTCGCCTTCGGCGCTTTCTTCGCCGTGCTGATGTTCTTCGCCTGGAGCATCGGGCTCTTTGTCTCCGGGCTGCTGCTGCGGCTGGGGCTGGGCGCCGAAAATCTCGTCTGGTCGATCATGTTCGTCGTGCAGCCGCTCGGCGCGGTCTATTACCCGGTCTCGACCCTGCCGCATTGGCTTCAGCCCATCTCCTGGTCGCTGCCTCCGACCTATGTGTTCGAAGGGCTGCGCGCCGCGCTGATCGATCACGTCATTCGCTGGGACCTGCTGGCGCAGGGCTTCGCCATCGACGTCTTTCTCTTCGCCGCCGCCTGCGTCGCATTCGGACAATTGCTGCAAAGCGCGCGGCGCGCCGGCACGCTGTTGCAGACGGGCGAGTGA
- a CDS encoding enoyl-CoA hydratase-related protein: MSEKVLISRENGVLRLLFNRPEKKNAFDRDAYRGMIEALLSARDDDSVRAVVFAGAGADFSAGNDLADFQDFFGRLEEFPALTFVRTVAAFEKPMVAAVAGDAVGVGATMLFHCDLVYASPDARLRMPFIDLGLVPEAGASLLVPQRLGMARASQFLLLGEAFSGEEAQAYGLVNALAPAEAVLPMAMDAAQRLAAKPAAALSASRRLLRGDPKEILARIDAEAALFAQALSSPATRERLAAFFARAR, encoded by the coding sequence ATGTCCGAGAAAGTGTTGATCTCCCGTGAAAACGGCGTTTTGCGACTCCTTTTCAATCGGCCGGAGAAAAAGAACGCGTTCGATCGCGACGCCTATCGCGGCATGATCGAGGCGCTACTCTCGGCGCGGGACGACGACTCGGTGCGTGCGGTCGTCTTCGCCGGCGCTGGCGCCGACTTTTCCGCCGGCAATGATCTTGCTGATTTCCAGGATTTTTTCGGCCGTCTCGAGGAATTTCCCGCGCTGACGTTCGTGCGCACGGTCGCGGCGTTCGAAAAGCCGATGGTCGCGGCTGTCGCCGGAGACGCAGTGGGCGTCGGCGCGACCATGCTTTTTCATTGCGACCTCGTCTACGCCAGTCCCGACGCCCGGCTGCGCATGCCCTTCATAGATCTCGGCCTCGTGCCGGAGGCCGGCGCGAGCCTTCTTGTCCCGCAACGTCTCGGCATGGCGCGAGCGTCGCAATTTCTCCTGCTCGGGGAAGCTTTTAGCGGCGAAGAGGCGCAGGCCTACGGGCTCGTCAACGCGCTCGCGCCGGCCGAAGCGGTCTTGCCGATGGCGATGGACGCCGCGCAAAGGCTCGCGGCGAAGCCTGCCGCCGCTTTGTCGGCGTCCCGGCGCCTGTTGCGCGGCGATCCAAAGGAGATTCTCGCCCGGATCGACGCGGAGGCGGCGCTTTTTGCGCAGGCCCTGTCGTCGCCCGCCACGCGCGAACGGCTCGCCGCCTTCTTCGCGCGCGCCAGATAA
- a CDS encoding TlyA family RNA methyltransferase, with protein sequence MAGKRADAALCEWGFFESRAKAREAIEAGLVTVDGRVVTKPSTPIAEGAQIVACAPYPWVSRGGVKLAHALDAFGVDPADRFCLDIGSSTGGFTDVLLSRGARHVVAVDVGHDQLHEKLRGDARVTSMEGQDARTLTRAQLAEAPALIVMDASFISLSALLPNVVALAGPQAEIVALIKPQFEAGRGAAKKGVVRDERIHAGACDKARRDLEALGWRVKGVVASPIEGGDGNREFLIHAARP encoded by the coding sequence ATGGCGGGCAAGCGCGCCGACGCGGCGCTGTGCGAATGGGGCTTTTTCGAGAGCCGCGCCAAGGCGCGCGAGGCGATCGAAGCGGGCCTCGTGACGGTCGACGGGCGCGTCGTGACGAAGCCTTCGACTCCGATCGCCGAAGGCGCGCAGATCGTCGCTTGCGCGCCTTACCCCTGGGTGTCGCGCGGCGGCGTCAAGCTCGCGCACGCCTTGGATGCGTTTGGCGTCGATCCGGCCGATCGCTTCTGTCTCGATATCGGCTCCTCCACGGGCGGCTTCACTGACGTGCTGCTCTCGCGCGGCGCGCGTCATGTCGTTGCGGTCGATGTGGGCCATGATCAATTGCACGAGAAATTGCGCGGCGACGCGCGGGTGACGTCGATGGAGGGACAGGACGCCCGCACATTGACGCGAGCGCAGCTCGCCGAAGCGCCGGCGCTGATCGTGATGGACGCAAGCTTCATCTCGCTTTCGGCGCTGCTGCCGAACGTCGTCGCGCTCGCCGGACCGCAAGCCGAAATCGTCGCGCTCATCAAGCCGCAATTCGAAGCGGGCCGCGGGGCGGCGAAGAAAGGCGTCGTGCGCGACGAAAGGATTCACGCCGGCGCCTGCGACAAGGCGCGCCGCGACCTCGAAGCGCTCGGCTGGCGCGTAAAGGGCGTCGTCGCCTCGCCCATCGAAGGCGGCGACGGCAATCGTGAATTCCTCATCCATGCGGCGCGGCCATGA
- a CDS encoding ABC transporter ATP-binding protein — protein MSPSSPEPALSVHGLSKTYGERSVVGPLDFALAPGTVTGLLGGNGAGKTTTIGMVMGLIEPTEGSIRVFGRDLLRDRYAVLHRMNFESPYVDLPHRLTVRQNLRVFGMLYDVSDIDAKIEELSQSLALGEFIDRQTGRLSAGQKTRVAIAKALINDPQLLLLDEPTASLDPDTADWVRARLEAHRATHNCAILLASHNMGEVERLCDRVLMLKEGVVADDDSPADLLARYGRANLEEVFLDVARGRAGAAS, from the coding sequence ATGTCCCCTTCCTCGCCCGAGCCGGCGCTCTCGGTTCACGGCCTCTCCAAGACCTATGGCGAGCGCAGCGTCGTCGGGCCGCTCGACTTCGCCCTTGCGCCCGGCACGGTCACGGGGCTGCTCGGCGGTAACGGCGCCGGCAAGACGACGACGATCGGCATGGTCATGGGGCTGATCGAGCCGACGGAGGGCTCGATCCGGGTCTTCGGCCGCGATCTCCTGCGCGACCGCTACGCCGTGCTCCACCGCATGAATTTCGAAAGCCCCTATGTCGATCTGCCGCACCGTCTCACCGTGCGGCAGAATCTGCGCGTCTTCGGCATGCTCTACGACGTCTCCGACATCGACGCGAAGATCGAGGAGCTGTCGCAGTCTCTCGCGCTCGGCGAATTCATCGACCGCCAGACCGGCCGGCTTTCGGCCGGACAGAAGACGCGCGTCGCCATCGCCAAGGCGCTGATCAACGATCCGCAGCTCTTATTGCTGGACGAGCCCACAGCCTCGCTCGATCCCGACACGGCGGACTGGGTGCGCGCGCGGCTCGAGGCGCACCGCGCCACGCATAATTGCGCGATCCTCCTCGCTTCCCACAATATGGGCGAAGTCGAGCGCCTGTGCGACCGCGTGCTGATGCTGAAGGAGGGCGTCGTCGCCGACGACGACTCTCCCGCCGATCTGCTGGCGCGCTACGGCCGCGCCAATCTGGAGGAGGTGTTTCTCGACGTCGCCCGCGGGCGTGCGGGAGCGGCGTCGTGA
- a CDS encoding polysaccharide biosynthesis/export family protein — MSAVSALAGCGLTPASGPSRDEMVQSVYSPPGEGEEPFAWVEINARSLDILARRAPPTLRGFFGDYRPSASPVIGVGDAVQVTVWEAAAGGLFSSSDANNLNPGSRSSLIPVQTVGRDGSITVPYAGRVQVAGRTQQQVEAAIIERLRGKAIEPQALVNVASNVSNTVTVTGEVANGARVPLTLRGDRILDVIAGAGGYRSPVHETFISITRGNRTARAPLQALLTNPSENIFVRAGDILTVESRPQTFTVAGATGANAVIPFDARGITLEEAIGKSGGLNDMRADPNGLFVLRYEPTSLVREFPNVSPSLVQYQQIPVAYHLNMKDPSALFAARRFAIRDKDIIYVSNAPLAEIGKVVQLVQMVAQPAVQGFAVSRIGH, encoded by the coding sequence GTGTCGGCCGTAAGCGCGCTGGCCGGCTGCGGTTTGACGCCGGCGAGCGGCCCGTCGCGCGACGAGATGGTCCAAAGCGTTTATTCGCCCCCAGGCGAAGGCGAGGAGCCTTTCGCCTGGGTCGAAATCAACGCGCGCTCGCTCGATATTCTCGCGCGGCGCGCGCCGCCGACGTTGCGCGGCTTTTTCGGCGACTATCGGCCTTCGGCCTCGCCGGTCATCGGGGTCGGCGACGCGGTCCAGGTGACCGTTTGGGAGGCGGCGGCGGGTGGTCTTTTCTCGTCGAGCGACGCCAATAATCTCAATCCGGGGTCGCGCTCCTCCCTCATCCCCGTGCAGACGGTCGGGCGCGACGGATCGATCACGGTGCCCTATGCCGGGCGCGTCCAGGTCGCCGGCCGCACCCAGCAGCAGGTCGAGGCGGCGATTATCGAGCGGCTGCGCGGCAAGGCGATCGAGCCGCAGGCGCTGGTCAATGTCGCCAGCAATGTCAGCAATACGGTCACCGTCACCGGCGAGGTCGCCAATGGCGCCCGCGTGCCGCTGACCCTGCGCGGCGACCGCATTCTCGACGTCATCGCCGGGGCCGGCGGTTACCGCTCCCCGGTGCATGAAACCTTCATCAGCATCACGCGCGGCAATCGGACGGCGCGGGCCCCCCTGCAGGCGCTCCTGACCAATCCGAGCGAAAACATCTTCGTCCGGGCGGGCGACATTCTCACCGTCGAGAGCCGGCCGCAGACCTTCACGGTCGCCGGCGCGACCGGCGCCAATGCGGTCATCCCCTTCGACGCGCGCGGCATCACGCTCGAGGAAGCCATCGGCAAATCCGGGGGCCTCAACGACATGCGCGCGGATCCGAACGGTCTTTTCGTGCTGCGATACGAGCCGACGTCTCTCGTTCGGGAGTTCCCGAACGTGTCGCCGAGTCTCGTGCAGTATCAGCAGATACCGGTTGCCTACCATTTGAACATGAAGGACCCCTCAGCGCTTTTCGCAGCGCGGCGTTTCGCTATCCGAGACAAGGACATAATCTATGTCTCGAACGCGCCGCTCGCGGAAATCGGCAAGGTGGTGCAGCTCGTGCAAATGGTGGCGCAGCCTGCGGTCCAAGGATTTGCGGTGTCGCGTATCGGGCACTGA
- a CDS encoding CDP-alcohol phosphatidyltransferase family protein: MPPAVTPDHLTSLGLAGALFTASGFICCWWSNWFLLAVVFGLFLNWIGDSLDGTLARYRKIERAHYGYFIDHSADLIAQTLIVVGLGFSPFFTIPSALLVLSLYLLMSSYTYLRVVTESVHRLSYGGMGATEFRILVASWALFAAWVGPAIATGRIFSFLGLDVVIGVLSACTFFGFVWIVRNDLTRLQREERIALRKKARAAERAGRQDALFELPTTDLAEQIAQ; this comes from the coding sequence GTGCCTCCCGCCGTTACGCCCGATCATCTCACCTCGCTCGGCCTCGCAGGCGCTCTTTTCACCGCCTCCGGTTTCATCTGCTGCTGGTGGTCGAACTGGTTCCTCCTCGCCGTCGTCTTCGGCCTCTTTCTCAACTGGATCGGCGATTCTCTAGATGGGACGCTCGCCCGTTACCGCAAGATCGAGCGGGCGCATTACGGTTATTTCATCGATCACTCGGCGGACCTGATCGCTCAAACCCTGATCGTCGTCGGGCTCGGCTTCTCGCCCTTCTTCACGATTCCGTCGGCGCTGCTCGTGCTGTCGCTCTATCTTCTGATGAGCTCCTACACCTATTTGCGCGTCGTCACCGAGAGCGTTCACCGCCTTTCCTATGGCGGCATGGGCGCCACCGAATTCCGTATTCTGGTCGCTTCCTGGGCCCTCTTCGCCGCTTGGGTGGGCCCCGCTATCGCGACGGGCCGAATCTTCTCCTTCCTCGGTCTCGACGTCGTCATCGGCGTCCTTTCCGCCTGCACCTTCTTTGGGTTCGTGTGGATCGTCCGCAACGATCTGACCCGTCTCCAGCGCGAAGAGCGAATCGCGCTGAGAAAAAAGGCCAGAGCCGCGGAGCGCGCTGGTCGTCAGGACGCTTTGTTCGAGCTCCCCACGACCGATCTGGCGGAGCAGATTGCGCAATAA
- the mutM gene encoding bifunctional DNA-formamidopyrimidine glycosylase/DNA-(apurinic or apyrimidinic site) lyase — protein sequence MPELPEVETVRRGLAPVLAGGRIVRVEQRRGDLRFPFPPDFAARLAGRRILDLRRRAKYLLADLDGSETLVMHLGMSGSFRIDGDVQGFFHHPRDKSAAHDHVVFHMESGARVTYNDPRRFGFMLLVPTKELNAHKLFKGLGVEPLGEALDSAFLARAFKGRAAPAKALLLDQRLIAGLGNIYVCEALHRCGISPLKAGGKLVTVAGKPSAALARLPEAIKKVLEEALAAGGSSLRDHRQADGSLGYFQHSFRVYDREGAACPTPGCKGTVARVAQSGRSTFFCPECQK from the coding sequence ATGCCCGAACTTCCCGAAGTCGAAACCGTCCGGCGCGGCCTTGCGCCCGTGCTGGCGGGCGGGCGCATCGTGCGGGTCGAGCAAAGGCGGGGCGATCTGCGCTTTCCCTTTCCGCCGGACTTCGCCGCGCGTCTGGCCGGGCGGCGCATTCTCGATCTGCGGCGGAGGGCGAAATATCTGCTGGCGGATCTCGACGGCTCTGAGACCCTCGTCATGCATCTCGGCATGTCGGGCTCCTTCCGCATCGATGGCGACGTTCAGGGCTTCTTTCATCATCCGCGCGACAAGAGCGCGGCGCACGACCATGTCGTCTTCCACATGGAGAGCGGCGCCCGCGTCACTTATAACGATCCCCGCCGTTTCGGCTTCATGCTGCTCGTCCCGACGAAAGAGCTTAACGCGCACAAGCTCTTCAAGGGCCTCGGCGTCGAGCCTTTGGGCGAGGCCCTCGACTCCGCCTTCCTCGCGCGCGCCTTCAAGGGCCGGGCCGCGCCCGCCAAGGCGCTGCTGCTCGACCAGCGGCTCATTGCGGGGCTGGGCAATATTTATGTCTGCGAGGCGCTGCATCGCTGCGGGATTTCGCCACTCAAGGCGGGCGGAAAGCTCGTGACTGTCGCCGGCAAGCCCTCCGCCGCTTTGGCGCGGCTGCCGGAGGCGATCAAGAAAGTGCTGGAGGAGGCGCTCGCCGCCGGCGGCTCGTCGCTGCGCGACCATCGGCAGGCGGATGGGTCGCTCGGTTATTTCCAGCATTCCTTCCGCGTCTATGACCGCGAGGGTGCGGCCTGCCCGACGCCGGGCTGCAAGGGGACGGTCGCGCGGGTGGCGCAGTCGGGACGGTCGACCTTCTTTTGCCCTGAGTGCCAGAAGTGA
- the hpnA gene encoding hopanoid-associated sugar epimerase yields the protein MKSKSSVLITGASGFIGGAVARLMLSEGHQVRTLIRPGSPTTNIPCACETVFGDITDEESVRAAMKGVRWVFHLAADYRLWARDPKMVFRVNVQGAEIVMKEAMRAGVERVVHTSSVATLGGANGALCTEENRLPAEKAVGAYKQSKIVAERLVETMIEKEGLPAIIVCPSAPLGPGDVKPTPTGRIVSEAIRGAMPAYVETGLNVVHVDDVAAGHLAAIERGSVGERYILGGENLTLYDLLTEISRLTGRPAPRFKLPAGPLMPLAYANEWGARLIGYEPFLHCDSLKMSRTRMYFDDRKARRELGYETRPARLAIQDAVDWFRNAPLKSRTRK from the coding sequence ATGAAAAGCAAGTCATCTGTCCTGATTACCGGCGCGAGCGGTTTCATCGGCGGCGCCGTCGCGCGGCTGATGCTGTCCGAAGGCCACCAGGTCCGCACCCTGATTCGTCCCGGAAGCCCCACCACAAACATTCCATGCGCGTGCGAGACTGTCTTCGGCGACATAACCGACGAAGAGAGCGTTCGCGCGGCGATGAAGGGCGTGCGTTGGGTCTTTCATCTCGCCGCCGATTACCGTCTTTGGGCGCGCGATCCCAAAATGGTTTTCCGCGTGAACGTCCAGGGCGCCGAGATCGTCATGAAGGAGGCCATGCGCGCGGGCGTCGAGCGCGTCGTCCATACGTCCAGCGTCGCGACGCTCGGCGGCGCGAATGGCGCCCTTTGCACCGAGGAGAACCGTCTTCCCGCCGAGAAGGCGGTCGGCGCCTATAAGCAGAGCAAGATCGTCGCGGAGCGGCTTGTCGAAACGATGATCGAGAAAGAGGGGCTGCCCGCCATCATCGTCTGCCCCTCGGCGCCATTGGGTCCCGGCGACGTCAAACCGACGCCCACGGGCCGGATCGTCTCCGAAGCCATTCGCGGCGCGATGCCGGCCTATGTCGAGACGGGGCTGAATGTCGTCCATGTCGACGACGTCGCCGCCGGTCATCTCGCCGCCATCGAGCGGGGTTCTGTGGGAGAGCGCTATATTCTCGGCGGCGAAAACTTGACTTTGTATGATCTGCTGACGGAAATTTCCCGCCTCACCGGGCGTCCCGCGCCCCGATTCAAATTGCCGGCAGGGCCGCTCATGCCCTTGGCCTACGCCAATGAGTGGGGCGCGCGTCTGATCGGCTATGAACCTTTTTTGCATTGCGATAGCTTGAAGATGTCCAGGACGCGCATGTATTTCGACGATCGGAAGGCGCGGCGCGAACTCGGATATGAAACCAGGCCGGCGCGGCTCGCCATTCAGGACGCTGTAGATTGGTTCCGCAACGCTCCCCTAAAGAGCCGGACGCGAAAATAA
- a CDS encoding class I SAM-dependent RNA methyltransferase, which yields MKRLTIERLGARGEGVARDGDRRVFIPYALPGETVTAEVAGDQARLIEIVERSPERVAPICPHYAHCGGCAVQALAPPAYAEWKRGLVVAALRNAGLAIEVAPLVDAHGAGRRRVTFHARMDRGQARVGFMAARSHEIVEIEACPLLAPELAGALPAARAVAQILAGRGKPLDLSFTATLDGLDVDLRGPGPLEAHETGALIKAAEAHDLARLSNHGRLVTLRRAPFVEIGPARVPLPPGGFLQATEAGEAAIAERVLEAAKDARRVADLFCGAGAFALRLAERARVSAFDSASEAVEAMLAGARNASGLKPLDGEARDLFSRPLSAAELNPFDAVVFDPPRAGAMAQAKEIAQSTVRTAIAVSCSAQSFARDAAFLLTGGFKTSRVVPVDQFRHSPHVEIVAVFSRGDGRKRPKRGLLG from the coding sequence ATGAAGCGATTGACCATTGAACGCCTGGGCGCGCGCGGCGAGGGCGTTGCGCGAGACGGCGACAGACGCGTCTTCATTCCCTATGCGCTGCCGGGCGAGACGGTGACGGCGGAGGTCGCGGGCGATCAGGCGCGGCTCATCGAGATCGTCGAGCGCTCGCCCGAGCGGGTCGCCCCGATCTGCCCGCATTACGCCCATTGCGGCGGCTGCGCCGTGCAGGCGCTCGCGCCGCCCGCCTACGCCGAATGGAAGCGCGGCCTTGTCGTCGCCGCCTTGCGGAACGCGGGCCTCGCCATCGAGGTCGCGCCGCTCGTCGACGCGCATGGGGCCGGGCGCCGGCGCGTCACTTTCCATGCGCGCATGGACAGGGGACAGGCGCGCGTCGGCTTCATGGCGGCGCGCTCGCACGAGATCGTCGAGATCGAAGCGTGTCCCTTGCTCGCGCCCGAACTGGCGGGGGCCTTGCCGGCCGCGCGCGCCGTCGCGCAAATTCTTGCGGGGCGCGGCAAGCCCCTCGATCTCTCTTTCACCGCGACCCTCGACGGGCTGGATGTCGATCTGCGCGGGCCGGGGCCGCTGGAAGCGCACGAGACGGGCGCCCTGATCAAGGCGGCCGAGGCGCATGACCTCGCGCGGCTCTCCAATCACGGGCGTCTCGTGACGCTGCGCCGCGCGCCCTTCGTGGAGATCGGCCCGGCGCGCGTTCCGCTGCCGCCCGGCGGATTTCTTCAGGCGACCGAAGCGGGCGAGGCGGCGATCGCCGAGCGCGTGCTGGAGGCGGCGAAGGACGCGCGGCGCGTCGCCGATCTTTTCTGCGGCGCGGGCGCCTTCGCGCTGCGTCTCGCCGAGCGCGCGCGTGTGTCGGCCTTTGATTCCGCTTCGGAAGCGGTGGAGGCGATGCTCGCCGGCGCGCGCAACGCCTCCGGGCTCAAACCGCTCGACGGCGAGGCGCGCGATCTCTTCTCCCGTCCGCTTTCGGCGGCGGAGCTCAATCCTTTCGACGCGGTGGTTTTCGACCCGCCGCGCGCGGGCGCCATGGCTCAAGCGAAGGAAATCGCTCAGTCGACGGTCAGGACCGCGATCGCGGTATCTTGCAGTGCACAAAGTTTCGCGCGGGACGCCGCATTTTTACTCACTGGCGGGTTTAAGACGTCCCGCGTCGTCCCCGTCGACCAGTTCCGTCACTCGCCCCATGTGGAAATTGTCGCGGTTTTTTCTCGCGGAGATGGGCGTAAACGGCCAAAACGGGGTCTTCTAGGGTGA
- a CDS encoding SOS response-associated peptidase, with product MCGRYSLTSAPDVIRKLFDYPEAPNFPPRYNIAPTQPIPIVVAARGARGPRRFMLARWGFLPGFVKDTRDFPLIINARSETVLEKASFRNAMKRRRCLVPADAYYEWLTLGGAGRKIEKRPHLFRRADRAPMGFAGLWETYAGADGSEIDTACILTTGANAATVAVHDRMPAIVEPEFFAEWLDCDDVNDAEAARLLKPAGEKTLEFFEISPLVNKVASDGPQLQEPLAPTLFS from the coding sequence ATGTGCGGACGTTACTCGCTGACTTCGGCGCCCGACGTCATTCGCAAGCTTTTCGACTATCCCGAAGCGCCGAATTTTCCGCCACGCTACAATATCGCGCCGACCCAGCCCATCCCGATCGTCGTCGCCGCGCGCGGCGCCCGCGGGCCGAGGCGGTTCATGCTGGCGCGTTGGGGGTTCCTTCCCGGCTTCGTGAAGGACACGCGCGACTTTCCCCTGATCATCAATGCAAGATCCGAAACGGTCCTGGAAAAGGCGAGTTTCCGAAACGCCATGAAGCGGCGGCGCTGCCTCGTGCCCGCCGACGCCTATTATGAATGGCTGACGCTCGGCGGCGCGGGACGCAAGATCGAGAAAAGGCCCCATCTGTTCCGCCGCGCCGACCGCGCCCCGATGGGCTTCGCCGGCCTGTGGGAGACCTATGCCGGGGCGGACGGCTCCGAGATCGACACGGCCTGCATCCTGACGACCGGGGCCAACGCCGCGACAGTCGCGGTGCATGACCGGATGCCTGCGATCGTCGAGCCCGAATTTTTCGCCGAATGGCTCGATTGCGACGACGTCAACGACGCCGAAGCTGCGAGGCTGCTGAAACCCGCGGGCGAAAAAACGCTGGAATTCTTCGAGATCAGCCCCCTCGTGAACAAAGTGGCGAGCGACGGCCCGCAATTGCAGGAGCCGCTCGCGCCGACGCTTTTTTCCTGA